A part of Larkinella insperata genomic DNA contains:
- a CDS encoding sulfatase produces MRLFLIYLFLLGYHLAVGQPPRTARPNIVLIVADDLGWKDVGFMGSPFYETPHLDRLARQGMRFTSAYAAAANCAPSRASLLSGQYGPRHGIYTVANADRGDAKTRKLIPVKNNETLPDSVYTLAEALRDAGYRTASVGKWHLGKSPVSQGFTYSIAGDERGMNKHVSPYGISSLPDGPPGEYLTDRLSTEAVKFLDQANDQPFFLYLPYYAVHTPLQAPAELVKKYQNKAKTAGQQDGTYAAMIESLDRNVGRILEKLDALGLTNNTMVIFTSDNGGIRSISRQDPLRAGKGSYYEGGVRVPLVVRWPGTVAAGTVSSTPVINLDFYPTLLDILKRPKPRQPLDGISILPLLKGGKLPDRPLYWHFPIYLEAYNPQLDGGRDPLFRTRPGSTIRLGDWKLHEYFEDNGLELYNLKTDLGEQHNVASANGAVVKKLHALLKKWRAQQAAFVPTELNPAYRAN; encoded by the coding sequence ATGCGTCTTTTTCTGATCTACCTTTTCCTGCTGGGGTACCATTTGGCCGTCGGCCAGCCACCCAGGACGGCCCGGCCCAACATCGTGCTGATTGTCGCCGACGACCTGGGCTGGAAGGATGTGGGTTTTATGGGCAGCCCGTTTTACGAAACGCCCCACCTCGACCGGCTAGCCCGGCAGGGCATGCGGTTTACCAGCGCCTACGCGGCCGCGGCCAATTGCGCGCCCAGCCGGGCCAGCCTGCTGTCGGGGCAGTACGGACCCCGGCACGGTATCTACACGGTGGCCAACGCCGACCGGGGCGACGCCAAAACCCGGAAGCTGATTCCGGTGAAAAACAACGAGACCTTGCCGGACAGCGTCTATACCCTAGCCGAAGCCCTGCGGGATGCGGGCTACCGAACGGCCAGCGTCGGCAAGTGGCACCTAGGAAAGAGCCCGGTCAGCCAGGGCTTTACGTACTCAATAGCCGGTGATGAGCGGGGCATGAACAAACACGTCAGTCCGTACGGAATTTCCAGCCTGCCCGACGGCCCGCCCGGTGAATACCTCACCGACCGATTATCCACCGAAGCCGTGAAATTTCTGGATCAGGCCAACGACCAACCGTTCTTTTTGTACCTGCCCTACTACGCCGTTCATACCCCCCTCCAGGCCCCAGCCGAGCTAGTGAAAAAGTACCAGAACAAGGCAAAAACGGCTGGGCAGCAGGATGGCACCTACGCAGCCATGATTGAGTCGCTGGACCGCAACGTGGGCCGGATTCTGGAAAAGCTCGACGCATTGGGGCTGACCAACAACACGATGGTCATCTTTACTTCCGACAACGGCGGCATCCGCTCCATTTCCCGGCAGGACCCGCTGCGGGCCGGGAAGGGATCGTACTACGAAGGGGGTGTACGGGTACCGCTGGTGGTACGGTGGCCCGGTACGGTAGCCGCCGGAACCGTCTCCTCTACGCCGGTCATCAACCTGGATTTTTACCCCACCTTGCTGGATATTCTCAAACGCCCCAAACCCCGCCAGCCCCTCGACGGCATCAGCATCCTGCCCTTGCTAAAGGGAGGAAAGCTGCCCGATCGGCCGCTGTACTGGCATTTCCCGATTTATCTGGAAGCTTATAACCCGCAGTTGGACGGTGGACGCGATCCCTTGTTCCGAACGCGGCCGGGTTCGACCATTCGGCTGGGTGACTGGAAGCTGCACGAATATTTTGAAGACAACGGACTGGAGCTGTACAACCTCAAAACGGACCTGGGCGAACAGCACAACGTAGCGTCGGCGAACGGGGCAGTAGTAAAAAAGCTGCACGCCCTTTTGAAGAAATGGCGCGCCCAACAAGCCGCCTTTGTTCCTACGGAATTGAATCCGGCGTACCGCGCAAACTAA
- a CDS encoding sulfatase: MLQRVIHLLLCLLTLPGLAQKAQVPPNIIIILADDLGWSELGCYSTRNDRFNETPNLDQLAAGGMRFTQAYATAPVCTPTRIALMTGQHPARVGITDYLDAKDEKFLSPDYVTLNEQLKNWGYHTGLVGKWHLTGDYGKRRGEPAKHGWNEVICSETGYIANGDYFHPYFFMPEVAARSEGEYLTDRLNQEAVDFIKRNATKPFFLYLSHYAVHTKLAGWPDKVAKYRQKPGAGPKQNNPELAAMLESIDDGVGQIVQTLKELSLSDNTLILFTSDNGGELNVTSNAPLRGGKSELYEGGIREPFIAHWPKGIKPGQVSDAVINTLDIYPTLLELAGVKPAKEQPLDGISIVPILKGRSAPRTRTLYWHYPLPKPHFLGGRSAGAIRSGNFKLIEYFDKEQVELFNLAEDGSEQTDLSEKLPAKRTQLLTQLREWRKTLD; the protein is encoded by the coding sequence ATGCTTCAACGGGTTATCCATTTACTGCTTTGTCTACTGACGTTACCGGGTCTGGCGCAGAAAGCGCAGGTTCCCCCAAACATCATCATTATTCTGGCCGACGATCTGGGCTGGTCGGAACTCGGCTGTTACAGCACCCGCAACGACCGCTTCAACGAAACCCCTAACCTCGACCAACTGGCCGCGGGCGGGATGCGCTTTACGCAGGCTTACGCCACCGCGCCCGTCTGCACGCCCACCCGCATTGCCCTGATGACCGGCCAGCACCCGGCCCGCGTCGGCATTACGGATTACCTCGACGCGAAGGACGAAAAGTTTCTGTCGCCGGACTATGTGACCTTGAACGAGCAGTTGAAAAACTGGGGCTACCACACCGGTCTGGTTGGCAAATGGCACCTGACAGGCGATTACGGCAAGAGACGGGGTGAACCGGCCAAACATGGCTGGAACGAAGTGATCTGCTCCGAAACCGGCTACATCGCTAACGGGGATTATTTTCACCCCTACTTTTTTATGCCCGAGGTCGCGGCCCGCAGCGAAGGGGAATACCTGACCGACCGCTTGAACCAGGAAGCCGTTGACTTCATCAAACGCAACGCAACAAAGCCGTTCTTTCTGTATCTGTCGCACTATGCCGTTCATACCAAACTGGCGGGATGGCCGGATAAAGTCGCCAAATACCGGCAAAAGCCGGGTGCGGGCCCGAAACAGAACAACCCCGAGCTGGCGGCCATGCTCGAAAGCATTGACGACGGCGTGGGGCAGATCGTCCAGACGCTGAAGGAGTTGAGCCTGAGCGACAATACCCTGATTCTGTTTACATCCGACAACGGGGGCGAACTAAACGTAACCTCCAACGCCCCGTTGCGGGGCGGTAAATCAGAGCTATATGAAGGGGGTATCCGGGAGCCATTTATCGCCCACTGGCCCAAGGGCATCAAACCGGGGCAGGTTTCGGATGCGGTAATCAACACGCTGGACATTTACCCCACCCTGCTGGAACTGGCGGGCGTCAAACCGGCGAAGGAGCAACCGCTGGACGGCATTAGCATCGTTCCTATACTGAAAGGCCGTTCAGCACCCCGAACGCGCACACTCTATTGGCACTACCCGCTGCCCAAACCGCATTTTCTGGGCGGGCGTTCGGCAGGGGCCATCCGGAGCGGCAACTTTAAACTGATTGAATACTTCGACAAAGAGCAGGTGGAACTGTTCAACCTCGCCGAAGACGGCAGCGAACAGACCGATTTGTCGGAAAAGCTGCCAGCCAAACGAACGCAATTATTGACTCAACTGCGCGAATGGCGAAAAACACTGGATTAA